One genomic region from Nocardioides plantarum encodes:
- a CDS encoding (Fe-S)-binding protein translates to MFQTVAIVLALALTAVAVVLTTKAVRTMVGVMRQGQAVLGRRDQPARRTWNMVKETFGHTRMLQWTWIGVMHWFVYLAFIVLSSAVLTGYFQLFDPEFALPIIGHFFLFEWLSEGIGLLGTVGIVFLIVYRQLHHPRSQGRKSRFFGSNFTYAYFVEAMALLEGSAILFIRGAEYNLGQVASDHPEDFDRFHFPISSFFGNLYPDGVEGHEGTLENIIIAIALFKIVLAMVWLIFISVNLRMGIAWHRFTAWPNIWFKREASGRTALGAVKPLTSGGQVVSLDDIEELDEESSLGVGSFEDFSWKGILDFTTCTECGRCQSQCPAWNTEKPLSPKLLVTALRDHAYASAEGDETAKARTLIGAGDREAHGDGSDARVDDWFYNPEGGAFVIDEDVLWNCTSCGACVQQCPVDIEHVDHIIDMRRYQVLVESNFPAELNGLFKGLENKGNPWNMSSTARLDWTKGLDFEVKVVGDTIESLDEVDWLFWVGCAGAYEDRAKKTTRAVAELLDIAGVSFGVLGNGETCTGDPARRAGNEFVFQGLAQQNAEVLTEAKAKKVVSTCAHCFNTLKNEYSQFGVELEVVHHTQLLNRLVREGRLTPVTEGAGAHKRSITYHDPCYIGRHNGVYTPPRELLQILPGATYVEMERNSERSFCCGAGGARMWMEEKTGERINMNRTNEAVETGADQIAVGCPFCRVMLSDGLTMKQSKDEAREEVEVLDVAQMLLASVKGEQATKYAPGGAPKEDAAPAAAPSDVATKAEPEAGDETITDDTVVATEDAGPLAKASGGSSLFDDPEVKDEPGQTADSAKTPAEEAQAAKPASSGGSLFDVGGDAEPEPEKPAASGGSLFDVGGDTEPEKPAAAATPASEDGDATTPKPGGSLFDLGGDEPATTAAPAEAESAEEPAAEKSAEAEPESKPTADLGSGGSLFDLVADEPAPSAEPTSTEAASTPEPEPKAAAPAAGLGSGGSLFDIAAPEPPTAPAPTEPAAASEPVAHADTAAQPETAAADDGRSANEATPTAAAPAAEIPAGGSLFDIPAPAPATSAPQAAEPEVRSEPAPEPAPEVAPEVESQPEATPAAVAATPTAEIPEGGSLFDIPAPTPVAAAPQAVEPEPEPEPEPEPEPEAASEPESAAPSNPEPDPEPEPSPSDDGQPGTLSGGAAVSAAATAIASDSSPTDETPDAPEAAVDVEPEAAADATADPDPEPADDAEPEAPTEAEAAPPTARSGEAHQPRTDVEIGEGSLFDL, encoded by the coding sequence ATGTTCCAGACCGTCGCCATCGTCCTCGCGCTCGCGCTGACCGCCGTGGCCGTCGTGCTCACCACCAAGGCCGTCCGCACGATGGTCGGGGTGATGAGGCAGGGCCAAGCCGTCCTCGGCCGTCGCGACCAGCCGGCGCGCCGGACGTGGAACATGGTCAAGGAGACCTTCGGCCACACGCGGATGCTGCAGTGGACCTGGATCGGGGTCATGCACTGGTTCGTCTACCTCGCGTTCATCGTGCTGAGCTCGGCCGTCCTCACCGGCTACTTCCAGCTCTTCGACCCCGAGTTCGCGCTGCCGATCATCGGCCACTTCTTCCTCTTCGAGTGGCTCAGCGAGGGCATCGGCCTGCTCGGCACGGTCGGCATCGTCTTCCTGATCGTCTACCGCCAGCTGCACCACCCGCGCAGCCAGGGCCGCAAGAGCCGGTTCTTCGGCTCCAACTTCACCTACGCCTACTTCGTCGAGGCGATGGCGCTGCTCGAGGGCTCCGCGATCCTGTTCATCCGCGGCGCCGAGTACAACCTCGGCCAGGTCGCCAGCGACCACCCCGAGGACTTCGACCGGTTCCACTTCCCGATCAGCTCGTTCTTCGGCAACCTCTACCCCGACGGGGTCGAGGGCCACGAGGGCACGCTCGAGAACATCATCATCGCCATCGCGCTGTTCAAGATCGTGCTGGCGATGGTCTGGCTGATCTTCATCTCCGTCAACCTGCGCATGGGCATCGCCTGGCACCGCTTCACCGCGTGGCCCAACATCTGGTTCAAGCGCGAGGCCTCCGGCCGCACCGCCCTCGGCGCGGTCAAGCCGCTGACCAGCGGCGGCCAGGTCGTCAGCCTCGACGACATCGAGGAGCTCGACGAGGAGTCCTCGCTCGGCGTCGGCTCGTTCGAGGACTTCTCCTGGAAGGGCATCCTCGACTTCACCACCTGCACCGAGTGCGGCCGCTGCCAGTCGCAGTGCCCGGCCTGGAACACCGAGAAGCCGCTGTCGCCCAAGCTGCTCGTCACTGCGCTGCGCGACCACGCCTACGCCTCGGCCGAGGGCGACGAGACGGCCAAGGCGCGCACCCTGATCGGTGCCGGTGACCGCGAGGCCCACGGCGACGGCTCCGACGCCCGCGTCGACGACTGGTTCTACAACCCCGAGGGCGGCGCCTTCGTCATCGACGAGGACGTGCTCTGGAACTGCACGTCGTGCGGCGCCTGCGTGCAGCAGTGCCCCGTCGACATCGAGCACGTCGACCACATCATCGACATGCGCCGCTACCAGGTGCTCGTCGAGTCCAACTTCCCCGCCGAGCTCAACGGCCTCTTCAAGGGCCTCGAGAACAAGGGCAACCCGTGGAACATGTCGTCCACGGCCCGCCTCGACTGGACCAAGGGCCTCGACTTCGAGGTCAAGGTCGTCGGCGACACCATCGAGTCGCTCGACGAGGTCGACTGGCTGTTCTGGGTCGGTTGCGCCGGCGCCTACGAGGACCGCGCCAAGAAGACCACCCGCGCGGTGGCCGAGCTGCTCGACATCGCCGGCGTCTCGTTCGGCGTGCTCGGCAACGGCGAGACCTGCACCGGCGACCCGGCCCGCCGCGCCGGCAACGAGTTCGTGTTCCAGGGCCTGGCCCAGCAGAACGCCGAGGTGCTGACCGAGGCGAAGGCCAAGAAGGTCGTCTCGACCTGTGCCCACTGCTTCAACACGCTCAAGAACGAGTACAGCCAGTTCGGGGTCGAGCTCGAGGTCGTCCACCACACGCAGCTGCTCAACCGCCTGGTGCGCGAGGGCAGGCTGACGCCCGTCACGGAGGGTGCCGGCGCCCACAAGCGCTCGATCACCTACCACGACCCGTGCTACATCGGCCGTCACAACGGCGTCTACACGCCGCCGCGCGAGCTGCTCCAGATCCTCCCCGGGGCGACGTACGTCGAGATGGAGCGCAACAGCGAGCGCTCCTTCTGCTGCGGCGCCGGCGGGGCGCGGATGTGGATGGAGGAGAAGACCGGCGAGCGGATCAACATGAACCGCACCAACGAGGCCGTCGAGACCGGCGCCGACCAGATCGCCGTCGGCTGCCCCTTCTGCCGCGTGATGCTCTCCGACGGTCTCACGATGAAGCAGTCCAAGGACGAGGCCCGCGAGGAGGTCGAGGTCCTCGACGTCGCCCAGATGCTGCTCGCGTCCGTCAAGGGCGAGCAGGCCACCAAGTACGCCCCGGGCGGCGCACCGAAGGAGGACGCCGCCCCGGCGGCCGCGCCGTCCGACGTCGCGACCAAGGCCGAGCCCGAGGCCGGCGACGAGACCATCACCGACGACACCGTGGTGGCCACCGAGGACGCCGGCCCGCTGGCCAAGGCGTCCGGCGGCTCGTCACTCTTCGACGACCCCGAGGTCAAGGACGAGCCCGGTCAGACCGCCGACAGCGCCAAGACCCCCGCCGAGGAGGCGCAGGCGGCCAAGCCGGCGTCCTCGGGCGGGTCGCTGTTCGACGTCGGTGGCGACGCCGAGCCCGAGCCGGAGAAGCCCGCGGCGTCGGGTGGCTCCCTGTTCGACGTCGGTGGCGACACCGAGCCAGAGAAGCCGGCTGCGGCGGCAACCCCGGCGTCCGAGGACGGCGACGCGACGACGCCGAAGCCGGGTGGCTCCCTGTTCGACCTCGGGGGCGACGAGCCTGCGACGACGGCTGCGCCGGCCGAGGCGGAGTCAGCCGAGGAGCCGGCGGCTGAGAAGTCGGCCGAGGCGGAGCCGGAGTCGAAGCCGACGGCCGACCTCGGGTCGGGTGGGTCGTTGTTCGACCTGGTCGCCGACGAGCCCGCCCCGTCCGCGGAGCCGACGTCGACCGAGGCCGCCTCGACGCCCGAGCCCGAGCCGAAGGCCGCGGCTCCGGCCGCCGGCCTGGGTTCTGGTGGGTCGCTGTTCGACATCGCCGCCCCGGAGCCTCCCACGGCGCCCGCACCCACGGAGCCCGCCGCTGCCTCCGAGCCCGTGGCGCATGCCGACACCGCGGCGCAGCCCGAGACCGCGGCGGCCGACGACGGGCGGAGCGCCAACGAGGCCACCCCGACGGCTGCAGCCCCGGCCGCCGAGATCCCTGCGGGCGGCTCGCTCTTCGACATCCCGGCGCCCGCACCGGCGACGTCCGCTCCGCAGGCGGCCGAGCCGGAGGTGAGGTCGGAGCCGGCGCCCGAGCCGGCGCCCGAGGTGGCGCCCGAGGTGGAGTCGCAGCCCGAGGCCACCCCGGCAGCCGTGGCCGCGACCCCGACCGCCGAGATCCCCGAGGGTGGATCGCTCTTCGACATCCCCGCGCCCACCCCGGTCGCCGCGGCTCCGCAGGCAGTGGAGCCCGAGCCGGAGCCCGAGCCGGAGCCGGAGCCGGAGCCGGAGGCAGCGTCCGAGCCCGAGTCGGCGGCCCCGTCGAACCCGGAGCCGGACCCGGAGCCGGAGCCGTCCCCGTCCGACGACGGCCAGCCCGGGACGCTGTCCGGCGGTGCCGCCGTCAGCGCGGCCGCCACCGCGATCGCCTCCGACAGCTCGCCCACGGACGAGACACCCGACGCCCCCGAGGCGGCCGTGGATGTCGAGCCCGAGGCCGCCGCCGACGCCACGGCCGACCCCGACCCCGAGCCCGCGGACGACGCCGAGCCGGAGGCCCCGACCGAGGCCGAGGCGGCTCCCCCGACCGCGCGCAGCGGCGAGGCCCACCAGCCCCGCACCGACGTCGAGATCGGCGAGGGCTCGCTCTTCGACCTCTGA